A stretch of Chanodichthys erythropterus isolate Z2021 chromosome 20, ASM2448905v1, whole genome shotgun sequence DNA encodes these proteins:
- the sdf4 gene encoding 45 kDa calcium-binding protein isoform X1, whose product MFQQLFVTFIRETMFNRRRSQIIRMCASTLAVFVMLALNVQARPANMSALKDKHPSSKEDNEILPPDHLNGVKMEMDGHLNKDFHQEVFLGKEMEEFEEDSEPRRNRKKLIEIFTKVDINKDRSVSAKEMQRWIMEKTEEHFQEAVRENKLSFRAVDPDQDGHVTWDEYRVKFLASKGFNEKEVAEKIKNNEELKVDEETQEVLESLKDRWFQADNPPADQLLNEEEFLSFLHPEHSKGMLRYMVKEIVRDLDQDGDGKLTLAEFISLPMGTVENQQAQDIDDDWVRERKKEFEEVIDSNHDTIVTMEELEEYMDPMNEYNALNEAKQMIAVADENQNHNLELEEILKYSEYFTGSKLMDYARNVHEEF is encoded by the exons A tGTTTCAACAGCTGTTTGTGACATTTATCAGAGAAACCATGTTTAACCGGAGAAGATCCCAGATTATCCGCATGTGCGCCTCAACTTTAGCAGTGTTTGTGATGCTGGCTTTGAATGTTCAGGCCAGGCCAGCTAATATGTCAGCATTAAAAGACAAACACCCCAGCAGTAAGGAGGACAACGAGATCCTTCCACCTGACCATCTGAACGGCGTGAAGATGGAGATGGACGGTCACCTCAATAAAGACTTTCATCAGGAGGTGTTTCTGGGGAAGGAGATGGAGGAGTTCGAGGAGGACTCAGAGCCCAGGAGGAACAGGAAGAAACTCATTGAAATCTTCACCAA GGTGGATATTAATAAAGACAGGAGCGTCAGTGCTAAAGAAATGCAGCGCTGGATCATGGAGAAGACAGAAGAACATTTTCAGGAAGCCGTTAGAGAAAACAAGCTCAGTTTTCGTGCCGTGGACCCTGATCAGGATG GACATGTAACTTGGGATGAATACCGTGTGAAATTTTTAGCCAGCAAGGGGTTCAATGAAAAAGAAGTGGCTGAGAAGATCAAAAACAATGAAGAACTGAAAGTGGATGAAGAAA CTCAGGAGGTTTTGGAGAGCTTGAAGGATCGCTGGTTCCAGGCAGATAACCCTCCAGCTGACCAGCTGCTGAATGAAGAGGAGTTCCTCTCGTTCCTGCACCCAGAACACAGCAAAGGCATGCTCAGATACATGGTCAAAGAGATTGTCCGAGATCTTG ATCAAGATGGAGATGGAAAGTTGACTCTTGCCGAATTTATCTCTCTCCCCATGGGAACTGTGGAGAATCAGCAGGCCCAAGACATCGATGACGACTGGGTTCGTGAAAGGAAGAAGGAGTTTGAAGAAGTCATTGACTCTAACCATGATACGATTGTAACCATGGAAGAGTTGGAG GAATACATGGACCCTATGAATGAGTACAATGCCCTGAATGAAGCCAAGCAGATGATTGCTGTGGCAGACGAGAACCAAAACCACAACCTGGAACTAGAGGAGATCCTTAAATACAGCGAGTACTTCACTGGCAGCAAACTCATGGACTATGCCCGTAACGTACATGAGGAGTTCTAA
- the sdf4 gene encoding 45 kDa calcium-binding protein isoform X2: MFNRRRSQIIRMCASTLAVFVMLALNVQARPANMSALKDKHPSSKEDNEILPPDHLNGVKMEMDGHLNKDFHQEVFLGKEMEEFEEDSEPRRNRKKLIEIFTKVDINKDRSVSAKEMQRWIMEKTEEHFQEAVRENKLSFRAVDPDQDGHVTWDEYRVKFLASKGFNEKEVAEKIKNNEELKVDEETQEVLESLKDRWFQADNPPADQLLNEEEFLSFLHPEHSKGMLRYMVKEIVRDLDQDGDGKLTLAEFISLPMGTVENQQAQDIDDDWVRERKKEFEEVIDSNHDTIVTMEELEEYMDPMNEYNALNEAKQMIAVADENQNHNLELEEILKYSEYFTGSKLMDYARNVHEEF, encoded by the exons ATGTTTAACCGGAGAAGATCCCAGATTATCCGCATGTGCGCCTCAACTTTAGCAGTGTTTGTGATGCTGGCTTTGAATGTTCAGGCCAGGCCAGCTAATATGTCAGCATTAAAAGACAAACACCCCAGCAGTAAGGAGGACAACGAGATCCTTCCACCTGACCATCTGAACGGCGTGAAGATGGAGATGGACGGTCACCTCAATAAAGACTTTCATCAGGAGGTGTTTCTGGGGAAGGAGATGGAGGAGTTCGAGGAGGACTCAGAGCCCAGGAGGAACAGGAAGAAACTCATTGAAATCTTCACCAA GGTGGATATTAATAAAGACAGGAGCGTCAGTGCTAAAGAAATGCAGCGCTGGATCATGGAGAAGACAGAAGAACATTTTCAGGAAGCCGTTAGAGAAAACAAGCTCAGTTTTCGTGCCGTGGACCCTGATCAGGATG GACATGTAACTTGGGATGAATACCGTGTGAAATTTTTAGCCAGCAAGGGGTTCAATGAAAAAGAAGTGGCTGAGAAGATCAAAAACAATGAAGAACTGAAAGTGGATGAAGAAA CTCAGGAGGTTTTGGAGAGCTTGAAGGATCGCTGGTTCCAGGCAGATAACCCTCCAGCTGACCAGCTGCTGAATGAAGAGGAGTTCCTCTCGTTCCTGCACCCAGAACACAGCAAAGGCATGCTCAGATACATGGTCAAAGAGATTGTCCGAGATCTTG ATCAAGATGGAGATGGAAAGTTGACTCTTGCCGAATTTATCTCTCTCCCCATGGGAACTGTGGAGAATCAGCAGGCCCAAGACATCGATGACGACTGGGTTCGTGAAAGGAAGAAGGAGTTTGAAGAAGTCATTGACTCTAACCATGATACGATTGTAACCATGGAAGAGTTGGAG GAATACATGGACCCTATGAATGAGTACAATGCCCTGAATGAAGCCAAGCAGATGATTGCTGTGGCAGACGAGAACCAAAACCACAACCTGGAACTAGAGGAGATCCTTAAATACAGCGAGTACTTCACTGGCAGCAAACTCATGGACTATGCCCGTAACGTACATGAGGAGTTCTAA